The window AAAGAAACGGTTCTCTTTTTGGTCTCCAAAGAAAAAATGGCGACTCCTCCGCAAAAAGCATATTAGAGGAAAAAACAAGTTCTCTGCTTATTATGTCTGTGGAAAAAAtggacattttgcaaaaaattgtcCTCAGTCTCGAAAGAAAGACAAGGTTTTGCACATGTTATCTTCTCTTCACCAGGAAGATCTACAAGACGCTGACCTTGAGTCTTTATATTCTCTTGATGACACTCCTACAGACCTCTCTCTTTTTGCAATAGATTTTCCTAatacagactcagacccagagtcttccctctctgagtccgaggaatctgatcccctctaccaggtaaTACCTCTCCTTCCCTCTGCCCATCCTCCTGCTCAGCCTCCTTTCTTACAAAGTCATCCAGTTACCCTTCCCCATGTTTCTGTCACAATACTCCCTGAACCTTATGCCAAACCCATAAACCTTATTGCCTTCcttgacactggagctgctacTACAATCCTGAACCCAAAGGTCCTCCCTAAACCTTTCTCGAAACCTCAAGATCCCCCTTTACCTTTTCttgcagctaatggtgaaatcTTCCACATCACTCTTGTGTCTAGACAACCCataaaaattcaacttcttccaACATTGTCAATAACCCATACAGTCTTTGGAACCCATTTTCCAGGCAAAGACCTTATCATCGGATTTGATATTCTTCGACATCTCCCTCTCCGATGGACACCTCAAGGTATTCTCTATAAGCAACAACTTCTCCCTTGGTCCCCTATTTCAAACTTATTTCTTGCAGGACCTTCcctctttgaaaaaattaaggCACATATTCTCTCCACATCTTGTGCAGAATCTCATTCGGATTTTCTTACAAAGTGTTCTCAACCCTTATGGCAGAACCCTGACTTCTTCATTACACTGcctttcaagaaaaatgaagatgtcaatccaacaaaagccagcCATCCAGGCCTCAATCCGGAACATCTTTCCTTGGCTATCCAAGAGACTCAGCAACTTCAGTCCCAAGGTCTTTTGGAACCCACTTTCTCTCCATGGGCGTGCCAGGCATTTTATGttaacaaaagaacagaacaaatTCGAGAAAAGCTgagaatggttattaattatcggccttTAAATCACTTTTTAGCTGATGAAAAGTTCCCTCTCCCAACTCGTCTGGCTTTACTTCTCCTGCTAGCCCATGCTACTGTGTTCTCAAAGTTTAACCtcaaagcaggtttttggcaacttggaattGTTCCTGAAGACAGACCAAAGACAACTTTTTGCATTCCAGGCCACCACATGCAATGgacagtcatgccttttggtctcaaaacagCCCCCTTTATCTTCCAGAGAGCCATGATAAAGATCTTTGCCCCCATCCAAGACCATGCgcttatatatattgatgatattcttctcttctccaacaCAGAAGCAGCCCATCTACAGCTTCTTCAGCATTTTCATCAGCTTGTTCAACAATATGGTCTTATGCTCTCTCCAAAGAAGATACAAATTGGCGTCccttctattgattttcttggtgtcACTATCTCCAAAggacaatatcatctgcaaccaCATATTGCAACCTCTTTGCAGCTATTTCCAGATGGTCCTCTCACCAAAAAACAAGTTCAACAATTTCTTGGGATCGTCAACTAtatgacagagtttcttccACAACAGATCATACATACTTCTCTGCTACACCAGCTTTTGCGAAAGAATGCTCCTCCATGGTCTGCTGCTCACACAACAGCTATACAGGCTTTAAAGAAACTCTCTGAGCACCTCCCCACACTTCAGATTCCATCTACTGGAAAACGAATCTTACAAACCGATGCCAGTGATACTGGGGCACAgttcttcttgaagaacaacCTTCTACAACTACAAGAATTGTCTACGGATACAAAAGTGGATCTTTCAAACCCTCTGAAACTCATTATCATTCTACATTTAAAGAGATTCTAGCAGTTAAAAGAGGCATAGAGAAGttcccatagttgtcaaggcgtcgcctaggcgacgccttggcgtccaggcggttttccTGGAGCCTAGgcaacagccgccttgttgcactgcatgtcgccttctgtttcggcacttatttatgccaaatatcattcaagtaaatgtttttaatatttgttatttcatttacttaagatattattcataaataagcaaatacacCCTATtttaatccaataaaaatagtttaaaaatcaaattccaaaaggataaaaagtcaaccccccagtccaagaacaaaaactggattttggttatagggacgattttcaacttttaaatgctagggtttttctcaattatgaaaattttataagttctatcatgttaaaacattgctaaaaaccaaaagtccggtaaaaaaaatattttgttttgatattcataaaattattttcattcaggcgattttaacagtattcacgcacttaaaaataagtttgactgaagcattactttgtcattgcaactcagatttaagtaatcttagacttgtttgaaagctggttttatattataactaatacaaaaaatctcatgtaaaaataaaatcatttgaccagtcaaacttattatagaataagagcatttctctaaatgttgattttttataacttaatatgacttaatgttaattttttatggtttgatgtggctaaatgctgatttttaatgacttgatgtggcttaatcttgattttttatgatacaaggtatatataacttactaaataatgttagaaaataggaaaaataaaaaataacacttgttcgcctagttcgccctaaggcgggcgccttctcgcctaagcgctgaGACAACCCTctaccgccttggttcgccttggcgccgtgacaactatggaagtTCCAATTCCATTTAATTGGCCATCAGTTCCTAGTTGAACTTGACATGTCCAGTTTCCCACGGATGCTTGAATTCCGACAAAAGCATCTTCCTCAGGCACTTCTCCGATGGGCTCAGTGGTTCTCCCAATGGTCTTTTGATGTTAAACacattaaaggaaaataaaatgtttTGGCAGATTTCCTCTCCCGACCAACCTCAACCTTTGCCATTATCCCTTTACTTTTCCCCATAACCCCTGGAGCCTCCACCTCCCAGTCTCCACCACCACCAGGTCATAACCTTTGTTGTTCTCTTCCTCCAGATCTTCCCCCTGAAATCCTTCAAGACCTCACCTTGAGAACAGTCCTATCATATAGCAAGTCTACAGCCTTCCGACTCCTCGAAGTTTCTCTTCGAAGATATGGACTCCCCATCTCAGGACTTTGTTTTCATCCTGACTATCCTTTCCTCACCATGTTTATCTTTACTTCTCCTACTGAAATCTCAGAATTTCCTCTCATCTACAAGTGCATATTTTGGCACCTCTGTTCTACCCACACCATCGCCCTTAATTTTCCCCTCCTTACCCTTCATTGGTTTTTAGGTTAATGGACAGATCCTCTTCACCACCATCATCCTCTTTACAACCACCACCAACCAGTTAATCCTATCCTACAGTTTCTCCAGTTGTTCGCCCCACCGGAACAATGGCTTAATCTCTTGACTGGTTATCTCCCCTCCTTTGATGACCCATACCCGAATATTCCCCATATTATAATCCTTTTTCATCGACCCCCTGTCATCCACCAAATCTTTGATCCAAATCAACAACCCTGCCACCACATTCACTATGTGTCTGATTTTCATATCTATGGCACTAAACCATATGATCCTTACCACACCCGTTTCGGCCATCGGGATGAATGGAGAAGAATCCTTACCACTATGTGTCGAGTCAATGACACTCTGCCACAACAAGTAACGACTCCACTCCTTGACCGTTTAGATAAGGCTTGGGATCTCCATCAATCTGGTCACCTTACTGATCCTCGAATCGAGCGCCTCCTTGATGCGCACAACGACTGGCTCATTGATCATGCTACTTTTTATCTAGCCAGCAGCACTGACAGTTCAGAGAGCGACTAAAGTTATCTTCTCATATACCGTGTGTGATGCTTTAATAATGTGTTGTAATAATATTGTACtatttgcttttgcttttgtaCTATTTGCTTTTAGAAAGTGTCGGTCGTGGTGTCGGTCGTCCCATATGGAATCCAATGTATCCAATGTACTCTTTCATGTCCCtttttccctataaaagggtCTTATGTTAATGAAGATGGATCATCGAATCCTTGTGTGAAAATCGTCTCTTCTAAATACTCAACGatatgtaccgatcgatacatacaaatactcaccgatatgtatcgatacataccgaaacatatatttcacctcgattttatatttttcatagagtatcaggacgtatcgatagtgtattggtgcatatcggtatgtatcgtaggatatatattgatacgaaaggattttaaaaattctttcatgtatcgtatcggtcaactaaatttaagatacgtgtcggagggtatcgtatcggtatcggagatactttaaaccatgattccactgcctttgctggaatggcACTAAAGATATTgaccaccctttttttttctcctgccccttttcctcttctatttGGAAAAAGGTCCTTAAATCCTGCTGGCCCTCCAGCAGATGATGATACAGATACGGCTGCCATTACCAAGTTGGACCAATATGAccagctttggaagccaagagtcAAGAAGAACCGAtccaacccagggttttggtccaacaagggttggaaacaaaattagtagtttacttagtattttatttcatgcttttacttTCCAGATTCGAATGTAGGAGTtaagatttatttccttgcattggtttccttttatggttatttcctaatttaggctagatactatgttagtagagtttctaatttcacGTCTTTATtctctatatattggttgtagtCGATGGACATGTGGAGAATGATGAATTAAGTATTTTAGGTGAAGTTGTGGTTATGCTTGGTTGTGTGaatctcccccctccctttgattcttcccttcttccctaaggctcccatcaaattggtatcagagctgaaggATCCTCCTTCGTTCTCTCCCcattcccttcttccttccatcttccttcttcccttcccattctttGTCTAGATTCTACCGTGATTGagaacacccaaaaaaaaaagaaaaaaactcccAATTCTGCCCAGAGAACCAAAATCGACCCCTTCCATCCCAACCCACTTCTTTTCTCCCAACTTTATCTGATCAACCCCTTTTCTAGGGTTCCTACAGtagaagagtaaaaaaaaaaaaaaaaaaaaaagggaaagcagcagcagaagaaaagaagcagaagcagaaaagaaaaaaaataagaaaacaacgACAAGAATCCCTAGGTTCTGCCAatagtgacaaaaaaaaaatgggaagaaaaaaaccTATCTCTATTATAAAACAGAGGAGACGGAACCCATCCCTACTAGGGTTTgagtaacaaaaaaaagaaagaagaagaagaaaggagaggagaCGAAAAGAGAGAagcaacgaaaaaaaaaaaagacttaccTGGTTCAAAGTCGACCTTCATCCACCATCGCTGGTCGTCGAAGCTCCCGCCTTCCTCTCCATCGATTTCTTCTGGTTCCCTCTCTAACAAGGAGAGGGACTCCTCTGTCGGTAAACCTAAACCCACGATCTCCTTtaattcttccttctttctttaaatttttgtgAACTTCCAATAATACCCCTCCTTTCCTCTATTAACCCTTTTTTGTCCTAATTTTTGTCACTTTCAAGTATACCCCTGCACCCACACTTACACACCCTTTGTGACTTAAAGTGCACTTTCACTATTTACAGTTCTGccatcccttaaaaaaaaaaaaaaagagataattaCCATTCTAccattttcctttaagtttccatttattttctattttgccatTACTCTTTgagtgttatttttttaatcatcaccatggtagccaatagtgaagttgttcaataGCTGAactcttataaaggagaaaatgatacaaaaattgatgctctcactaccaTGGTCAAGTCCCTTAAGACAATGGTGGAatccatgcaagtttctattgatcgtttaatggcagcagataaaggaaagagtcccattcaatcttaggattcttccaacaccactccacgaGATCCGTCAGTAACACTcccaccacatcatacatcactaccaccacatcatacaccacctccaccactatatggaactggtagacatgatgatggagcagaaagagcagcaaaattaGATGTCCTTGATTTTATGGAAACAATAATCCAgaactgtaccttgactggattcacaacTTAGATACATTttttcagatggtacgggttgactgaggcccgaaagatcctatttgcagaggccaaactgaaaggcatggcctgagtctggtggatcaagcaacaacagaaccgaacctgaggcattggtttagtcactacttgggctaaaatgcatgaagtcataaaccagagattcttgccttctgactttaagcaacgcatgcatcttaggtttgcacagttgaaacaagagaatttaaTTGTTGAATATGTTGCGAGATTTTATAATTTGGCCACttgttctgattttgagtgagATGAGgaagtattggtggcacaattttgtaatggtttgcaccctcaacttagtgttgCCCTTGCATCTAATCGACTGCCTACCATGGAAGACATCGTGCAAG is drawn from Macadamia integrifolia cultivar HAES 741 chromosome 7, SCU_Mint_v3, whole genome shotgun sequence and contains these coding sequences:
- the LOC122084761 gene encoding uncharacterized protein LOC122084761, producing MTLVQMFMVFIKFGKLNHQAISLVEAGLNWHAENATVQNQYLERILAQTQQTHAFALIGQKEHLRYLEAQLHQMQQQQPRAPSFASSHRQQQPLPVTIPSFIPQDPFAIQLQIVPLTESQFVTTPYQEFLGPISNDLLKARDEFLQMKCCSLLRPDLDKHFSRITDRFHKIGGIDDENLKQVFLNSMPEPLGADTQQFLKNQNIPLAFCTIGSLYSYALTALDKLCNIKKVWKDLQDRSDKAKTLSSDLIFFDISLSDGHLKNPDFFITLPFKKNEDVNPTKASHPGLNPEHLSLAIQETQQLQSQGLLEPTFSPWACQAFYVNKRTEQIREKLRMVINYRPLNHFLADEKFPLPTRLALLLLLAHATVFSKFNLKAGFWQLGIVPEDRPKTTFCIPGHHMQWTVMPFGLKTAPFIFQRAMIKIFAPIQDHALIYIDDILLFSNTEAAHLQLLQHFHQLVQQYGLMLSPKKIQIGVPSIDFLGVTISKGQYHLQPHIATSLQLFPDGPLTKKQVQQFLGIVNYMTEFLPQQIIHTSLLHQLLRKNAPPWSAAHTTAIQALKKLSEHLPTLQIPSTGKRILQTDASDTGAQFFLKNNLLQLQELSTDTKVDLSNPLKLIIILHLKRF